A stretch of DNA from Candidatus Melainabacteria bacterium:
GCAAACTGGACGAAATCTTGGATACACGTACAATCATGAAAACCCTCGGAGAAAGAATCCGAGACCGACGCATAAAGCTAGGTTTAAGCCTTGAAGACGTAGCCATCAGAAGTGCCACCTCTATCGACTTAATCAAGCAACTCGAATGGTCGATGTTGAACGATATCGAATTCACGACGTTGATGTCGATTGCTAAGGCCGTGGAGCAAAATCCCAGCGACCTTTTGATGGATGTGAAATTCAACGAACAGCCGAATAACGAGCTTTTCGCGGACGTCACTTCTAACGAGCAGTCAACCAACGAAGTTTTGAAGGACGCCAAATTTAACGAGCCGAACACCAGCGATTATCAGGTCACTAGCCGGAGTAACATTGACCAACCATTTGCAGGATCAATGCAACCAGGTCTGGAACAGGCTGGCGGCAACGACTAGACCAACTAGTCAACGAAACTGCTTTCACGAGGTCCAGCGTAAACCAGATCTTGCTCTGGATGCACCGCATACGGTTTGTGAACGACTTCGATTATCGTCGCTGCCGGCGGGCAGAAGAGCCGGAAGTTCGATCGAGGGTCTGCGCTCAGGCCCCGAGAAATGTGGAACGCCGTCTTTCCGCGATAGATAAGCCCGGAGGCTTCCTTACGAGACAACTCAGAATCGGTAATCAACGCACCGACGCCAGGAACACGAATCTGACCGCCGTGAGTATGCCCACCGACAGCAATATCAACGCCTGCATCTACAAAGGTATGCAGGAAGCGAGGCATATGAAAGAGAGCCAATTTCATGTGCCCATCCGGCGCCTCTGAAACCAGTCGGGTCAGTTCGGCAGGTTCAATGCCCGGATAATCTACACCGACGACATGAACACCCTCGGCATGCGTTCTCGATTCATTGAGAAGGACGTCCCATCCGGTGTTACTCAATGCCTTAATCATCGGCTTCACGTCACGGTATTCCATTGGATGACGCCAGCGCCGGTTGATGCGCCCGACTATCTTATTGAAGAAACTGTAGTTGTAATAGTCGTGATTACCGAGAACAGCATACGCACCAAGCTTGGGCTGCCTCGACAACAAAGAAGACGCGTACTTCAGGCCAGTATAGTTTTCAAAAACATCACCGGTGAGAACGACCAGATCGAAATCGCCATCTGTAACTTCTTCCAGAAAGCGCAGTTTCTCGGCTTCCGGCTCACTCAAGTGTGTGTCTGAAAGATGCAAGATTCGGAAAATCTTTTTCTCAGCGTGCTTCCCGTGTCCGTTACCATTGCCGCCAATATTGCCGTTGCCATTGCCGCTAAGATTGCCGTTGCCATTAACGTTGCCTGACGGCGGCTCATCAGCACCATATGTAGTGACTCGAACAGTTTCGAGCTTGAAATTTTTTGCTTCAACTTTGCTGGCGTAGAGGTAGACGCCAAGCCCGGTCAAGATGGCTGAACCAGCCAGAAGGGGAAGTGTTTTCTTATTCATAACAATAGTCTACTGCAACAGTTCTTCAATTCGCTGTTGCGCCACTCGATCGTTCTGCGTTTTCAGACCAATGTCAGGCGCAGTCAGCATTTCGACGAGGTAACGAATTGGAAAGCCCAAACCAATCAACGCCAGCGCGAAAACCGCGTCGTACGGCAAAGAAACCCAGCTCAAATTCCGGGCCTGCTCGAATACCCAGGGCAGCCATTCAGGGCGGGCAGCCCCTTCCAATAGAGAAAACAGCAGTGCTGAACTCATCAAATAGCCCAGACCGATCGCATGAATAGTGATGAGACCGGCAACAAGGGCACCAATCTGCCTGAGAGAAGTCCGTTTTTCTCCGGTGATCTTAGCTACAACGAATGTTGCCGCAAGAATGCCCAGCAAGTAACCGAAGCCGGGCTGTGAGTAGTAATCCAATCCACCACCCGAGGCAAAAGGATTCAAGCCGAAGTAAGGTCCGACCAGCCCTATGATGATAAAAATGCCGGCTGATATGGTGGCGATTGGCCACCCGAGAGCGTAACCAAGCAAAATGGCAATCGGCGCCTGAGGCGAGTAAACGCTCATGCGAATAGGCTTGGTCGGCATTGGTATGTCCGGAATAGGCACGACCTTATCAATTTTTAGCTTCACCGCTGGGGGTATTTCGCTAATCGTGTCATTTGCCTGAGCCTGAGCCCATCGCGTCAAATTCTGACCGGTTGCTGTGGGCAAATCGAAAGCGATGAACGAACTGAAGAAGAACACCTGCAGCCCAAGAAGAACGAGTACGCCCTGACCGGCGAGTGACTTTCTTCTGACCTTAGGGATGCGAGTTACTTTGTTCGTGGTGGCGACTAATTGCAATTAACGCGTTACCTTTTGATGCTCCCACTTTGTGGAGACCACACTGTATTGTGGATTGTTAACGATCTCAGGTCAAGTAGTCAGCACTCATCGGCACTGTTGAATGTTGCGCGAGAAACCGTTTGCTGCGCGGATTTGCGGCTGGATTCAGCAGCCTCGGCAGTTTTTCCATTAGATTTGATTTCAGGAAAAGATTCGGCTGTTTCAAGACCAGTAAAGGTTCCTTTGCCTTTTATATATACAACACGCTCATGCATCAACTTTACGAAATCAGGCGACTCGATATTCTCGGTCCAGAGAACAAGGGCGTCTTCATCGTTATCCTGATAGTAGTGCTTGCGCACTCCAAGACTTTTGAAGCCATACTTGTAATAAAGCTTTTGCGCGGTCTCGTTTGACATGCGCACTTCCAGCGTCAACCAGCGAGCGCCGCACTTCCTGGCTTCGACGATGTTGTTTATAAGCAGTCTCTCACCTATATGCTGCCGACGATGCTCGGGGTGGACCGCCAGCGTCGTCACGTGTGCTTCTTCATTGTTATTTACCAGCCAGAAGCCTGAATAACCGAGCAGCTGATTTGTTTTGCTGTCACATGCGGCAAAATAACGTCCCAGGGAATTATTGAGCTCATTCACAAAAGATTGATAGGACCAGTGATGACTGCCGAACGCCACCGGTTCGATGTCCATGACCTCTTCCAGGTCGCTTATGTTTAGTGAACGAATTTCAATTACCATGCGGTTTTTCAGGCGCGTTTTTCTTCAAGGTTATGGAAGGATTGCGCAAATATAACGGTGTAACCGTTTGATATGGATACGCTTCCGCTAGAGAATCATTCAAAGATACCCTATTCCAGGCGATCTGAGCTTGTTTAGTAGCAATATTTTCAAGTATGGGCAGCGCGAGCAACTGATGCGACCGTCCATCCAGAGTGCCAGTCAAGGCGCTATTGAGCGTTCCCTTGCCGCTCTGGGCGCTTGCGGCAAGTTCAAGGAATGCTTTTTCATCGGCATACCAGACCGCCGACTCAGCCAACAATGCCCCGAGATCTCCAGCCGAAGCCGAGACCGGGGCGACCGACATCTGAAAACAATCGCGGTCATCCTTCGATGTGTATCCAGCGACGAAGTAGCGACCTCTGCCTGCAGCCAGCACCACAGCAGCCGGAAGCGGGCAGAGGCTGGCATAACAATCAAGCAGATGCACGGGAACGAGGGGCAGGTTCAAACCCTGCGCTATCGTGCGGGCAGTTACTATCCCCGTTCGAACGCCGGTAAAGCTGCCGGGTCCTTCTCCGACAACAATGCAATCAAGGTCTGGTTTTTGCCATCCCGCTTGCCCCATCAGCTCTACAACCGAAGGCATCAGCGCGGCCACGGCTTCTTGCCTGGTCAACGCGTCGGCTTCCGCGACCACTATTTCTTTCACGGCGCGACCATCCTCAACCAGTGAGAGATGAATCTCGTTAGTGCTGGTATCAAAGGAAAGGATGCGCACGCTTAACCGACAGGCTTCTGCTCGGACGGTTTTTCCGTTTCGACTTTACCGAGATTTTTCAGAGTCTCATCGACGCTCGACAATGCCCCCATCTCTTCACCCGCACCAGATTCACCAGATGCGGTACCACCATTAGTCTCCTTCGCAGGTTCGGCGGCAGCAGCAGGTCTTGGCGGTGGCACCATCGGCGCGGAAAGCGTTATATGAACGTTACCCGGCTCCGGCGGCTCTTCCATGTATTGCTCAGACTGCTTGATCGCCGCTTCCATACCGTCAATTTGTGAATTGAGATGAGCGAGGAACTCGTCAGGCAACATCTCTTCGAAATTAGGTTGCTGCGAAATCGGTTGCGCATGGAAGAGCAACTGAATCGATTCTTCCTGAATGCTGCGCAGCAGCTGATTAAACATGTCGAACGCTTCGCGCTTGTATTCCTGCAATGGGTCACGCTGACCGTAACCACGCAAGTGAATACCTTCTCTCAAAATGTCGATGTTATGCAGATAGTCGATCCACTTTCCATCGATTGTCCTGAGCAAAATCTGTCGCTCAAGCTCACGCATCGTTTCGGTTCCGATGTGCTCTTCTCGAACCTGATAAGCAATTTTGATGGATTCCCAGAGCTTCTCACGCAGGTCGTCGTAAGACAGTCCTTCCAGTTCCGCAGGCTTGATATCGCCAAGCATAGGAACGTCGCTGGACAACTTGGCCAGAATATCCGAGAGGGAATTATCGTCCCATGTTTCAGGCTGAGTCTCGGGAATAACATAAGCCTGGATGACGATATCGAGATGCTCTTCCAGCATGTCGTGCATGTTTTGCTTCAGGTCGGCACGCTCCAAAATGCGGCGCCGTTCGCGGTAAATAACTTCACGCTGAGTGTTCAAAACATCGTCATATTGCAGAACGTGCTTTCTCATATCGAAGTGATGCGCTTCTACTTTCTTCTGCGCGTTCTCGATAGACTTAGAGACCATGCCGGATTCGATCGGCATTTCTTCATCAGCCTTGATGAAATCCATCAGTCTGGAAATCTTTTCACCGCCGAAAATTCTCATCAACGTATCTTCCAGCGAAAGGAAGAACCGCGTCGTACCCGGGTCGCCCTGTCGAGCGGCACGACCTCTGAGCTGGTTGTCGATACGTCGTGCTTCGTGGCGTTCAGTACCGATGATGTGCAGTCCGCCCAGAGCCAGTACTTCGTCATGAGCGGGAGCAAGTTCAGCTTTGATTTCCTTAGTCAGGGCTTTCAGCTTCTCTTCGAACTCCGGCGTCTCAGGCTCGAGATTTTCTGCCTTTAACTTTTCGCGAGCTACATACTCAGCGTTACCGCCGAGCAAAATATCCGTACCGCGACCTGCCATGTTGGTAGCAACAGTGATGGCACCTTTCCTTCCGGCTTGAGCGACAATCATCGCTTCTTTTTCGTGATGCTTGGCGTTCAAAACGTTGTGACCAAGACCTTTTCGAATGGCGGCGACAACTTTAGCCGTCTTCAAAACAGACCAGCAACGTTCAATGAATTCATCCTTTTTCGGGAAAGCAGTCTCAACTTCTTTGCACGTCTGCTCCAGCTTCGCCAGATCGATCATGCCGGGACGTTCGAAGATTTTGTTCAAAGCATCGATGCTTGGACCAGAGAGGTTATCGCGCTTGATCAGGTTGACAGCCTTGTTCATTTTGTTGACCAGATATTGCTGCATAGCCTGCGGCTTGCCGAGCAAATCGTCCAACAATTCAGACTTGTCGATACTTGTAGTACCAACCAGAACCGGTCTGCCGAGCTCATGCATCTCAACGATTTCTTCAGCCACAGAAATGAATTTCTGCATTTCTGTTTTATAGATAACGTCCGGATTATCGATACGCACATTGGCTCTGTTAGTCGGAATAGAGACAACGTCAAGGTTGTAGATCTTGCTGAACTCCGCCGCTTCAGTCATGGCGGTACCGGTCATACCAGATAATTTCGGATACAGACGGAACAAGTTCTGATATGTGATAGACGCGTAAGTCAGCGTTTCTTCCTGAATCGGCACCTGCTCTTTCGCTTCGATAGCCTGGTGCAGTCCATCACTCCAGCGGCGGCCGACCATCATACGACCAGTGAATTCATCAACGATCGTGATTTCAGGCTTACCTTCTTCGTTCTCTTTGATAACGTAGTCAGTGTCGAGCTTGTACAACTCTTTGGCGCGCAGAGCCTGCACAAGGTGATGCGCGAAATTGTAGTGAACGTCGAATAAGTCGGGAACGCCGAGCACCTTCTCGCCGGTGATGATACCGCGCTCGGTGAGCAGAACGTTCTTGCCTTTTTCGTCAACCCAATAATCGCAATCTTCGTCGTCTTTGTCTTTCCCCTTATGGAGCATCGGCGCAATCTGAGCCATCTTCAGGTAAATTTCCTGGAACGACTCAGTGGGGAAACCGGAGATAATCAGAGGCGTTCTCGCTTCGTCAATAAGAATATTGTCGACTTCGTCAACGATGGAGAAGTAGTACGGACGCTGCACCAGCTCATCGAGAGAGGTGCGCATGTTATCGCGCAGGTAGTCGAAACCAAACTCGTGGTTCGTACCATAGGAGATGTCGGCACGGTAAGCGTCATACTTTTCGTGCTCAGGTTGGTGCGAATAGATCAACCCTGTAGTCAGCCCGAGGAAGCGATAGAGCTGCCCCATCCACTCAGCGTCACGCCGAGCCAGGTAATCGTTGACTGTGACGACATGCACGCCGCGTCCAGCCAGAGCATTCAGATAAGCCGGCAAAGTAGCGACGAGAGTCTTACCTTCACCTGTTCTCATTTCGGCAATCTTATTGAAGTGAAGCGCGGCTCCACCCATAAACTGAACGTCAAAATGGCGCATACTCAAAACGCGCTTGCCCGCTTCACGGCAGACTGCAAAAGCTTCCGGCAAAAGCTGTTCGAGGATAATGCCAAGCTGCTTGTCGTGAGTGGTGCGAATCTGACCGGGCATCTTCGGCACATCATCAGCGATCAGCTTGACGTTTTGCACCGAACTCAAAGCGTTTTCGATCTTGTTTTTGAATTCCGCAGTTTTGCCTCGCAACTCATCGTCGCTCAGCTTTTCCATGGCGGGCTCAAAACTGTTGGCTCGTTCGACATAACCACGAAGAAACTTTACGCGTTTCTCGTTAGTGTCGCCGAGTAAACCCTTAAGCCAACCACGCGCACGGTCTTCCCATTCTGACATTTACTTGCATTCTCCGACGGCTACTTGCTTTGAACTCGGCTGCTAACGCCGACCTCTGAGCGTGCCTTGATTTCGTCACTCTACAGACAGCCCTTCATTTTAGCATGCAGCCCTTTGACAACCCGACTGCCAGCCACTTGGCGAGTCACAGACGGGGCACTCCCGCCCGGCAGAATTGGGGGCGTGTCGATAGAACTGGCGTGGCAGAGCATTTCCGCCTTCGCATTTACATATCATCACCAACTTAGAGCCTGCCATCCCAGGCGTTACGAAAGGCTGCACCGGAGAAATCAGTCGGATAGCCTTATTGATATACTCAGTCCAGTGCGCGATTGCGGGCACGTCGAATTTGCCCTTGAAAAAGGCGCCTACAGAGAATATTTAGATTGTCCATGACTAGCGCCACTGAAACCAATTCAAAAACGTTAAAACCACTCTCGGGCTTGTCACTTGCCGAGCTGGAAGAATTCGTACTGGAGCTTGGTTTGCCCAAGTTCAGGGCGGCACAAATACACACATGGATTTATGCCAAGAACGTCAAATCGTTCGATGAGATGACAAACCTGGGCGCGCCGGTGCGCGATAAGCTGAAGCAGGTGGCGACAATCAGCGCGCTGGAAATCGCTCACCTGCAGGTCAGTCGAGATGAAACGCGCAAGTACCTGTTCCGGCTTGCCGACGGAAAAATTGTCGAATCGGTCTTGATGTCCTTCAACGATCGCCAGACCCTGAGCGCTTGCGTCTCCAGCCAGGTGGGCTGCGCCGTCGGGTGCACATTCTGTGCAACAGGATATCTGGGCTTCAAGCGAAATCTAACCGCACAAGAAATCGTCGATCAAATCATGTCGATTCAGCGCGAGTCAGGAAAACGAATTGCCAATATCGTTTACATGGGACAGGGAGAGCCTCTTCTCAACACGGAAGAAGTAATCAAATCGATTCATACGATGATCGACTCTGTCGGCATCGGTGCGCGCCACATAACAGTATCGACTTCAGGAATCATCCCCGGCATCGAACGATTGAGAGAAGAAGATTTGCCCCTCTGCCTGGCTCTCTCACTGCACGCGCCTGATACAAAAACACGCGAACAAATCGTGCCAATCACGCAGAAATATCCAATCGGTCCATTGATTGAATCACTGAAAAACTACGCAGATTCAACTCGCCGCCGCGTCACAATCGAATACGTGCTTCTAGCCGGTGTGACGGACAAACCGGAACAAGCAAAGGCGCTTGCCGAGATGGTCAAGGATGTTCATTGCATGATCAACTTAATACCCTTCAATCCAACCGCAAATGATCTGGGCGAAGTAATCTATGAACGACCTTCCCGCGAAGCGCAGTTGCGATTCAAACAATTAGCCGAGCGCACCGGCAAGACAGTAACGATCAGATTGGAACGCGGCACGGATATTGACGCTGCCTGCGGACAACTTCACAACAAATATCTGCAAGCCAAGCAAGGCTAACGAACCATATGCGATGGCACTAATGCTACCTCGGTGCGCTAAGCAACAACCGTGCCGCAGCGCTCGCACTTCGTATCGCCATTGAGC
This window harbors:
- a CDS encoding biotin transporter BioY — its product is MQLVATTNKVTRIPKVRRKSLAGQGVLVLLGLQVFFFSSFIAFDLPTATGQNLTRWAQAQANDTISEIPPAVKLKIDKVVPIPDIPMPTKPIRMSVYSPQAPIAILLGYALGWPIATISAGIFIIIGLVGPYFGLNPFASGGGLDYYSQPGFGYLLGILAATFVVAKITGEKRTSLRQIGALVAGLITIHAIGLGYLMSSALLFSLLEGAARPEWLPWVFEQARNLSWVSLPYDAVFALALIGLGFPIRYLVEMLTAPDIGLKTQNDRVAQQRIEELLQ
- the tsaB gene encoding tRNA (adenosine(37)-N6)-threonylcarbamoyltransferase complex dimerization subunit type 1 TsaB, which gives rise to MRILSFDTSTNEIHLSLVEDGRAVKEIVVAEADALTRQEAVAALMPSVVELMGQAGWQKPDLDCIVVGEGPGSFTGVRTGIVTARTIAQGLNLPLVPVHLLDCYASLCPLPAAVVLAAGRGRYFVAGYTSKDDRDCFQMSVAPVSASAGDLGALLAESAVWYADEKAFLELAASAQSGKGTLNSALTGTLDGRSHQLLALPILENIATKQAQIAWNRVSLNDSLAEAYPYQTVTPLYLRNPSITLKKNAPEKPHGN
- the rlmN gene encoding 23S rRNA (adenine(2503)-C(2))-methyltransferase RlmN; the protein is MTSATETNSKTLKPLSGLSLAELEEFVLELGLPKFRAAQIHTWIYAKNVKSFDEMTNLGAPVRDKLKQVATISALEIAHLQVSRDETRKYLFRLADGKIVESVLMSFNDRQTLSACVSSQVGCAVGCTFCATGYLGFKRNLTAQEIVDQIMSIQRESGKRIANIVYMGQGEPLLNTEEVIKSIHTMIDSVGIGARHITVSTSGIIPGIERLREEDLPLCLALSLHAPDTKTREQIVPITQKYPIGPLIESLKNYADSTRRRVTIEYVLLAGVTDKPEQAKALAEMVKDVHCMINLIPFNPTANDLGEVIYERPSREAQLRFKQLAERTGKTVTIRLERGTDIDAACGQLHNKYLQAKQG
- a CDS encoding preprotein translocase subunit SecA translates to MSEWEDRARGWLKGLLGDTNEKRVKFLRGYVERANSFEPAMEKLSDDELRGKTAEFKNKIENALSSVQNVKLIADDVPKMPGQIRTTHDKQLGIILEQLLPEAFAVCREAGKRVLSMRHFDVQFMGGAALHFNKIAEMRTGEGKTLVATLPAYLNALAGRGVHVVTVNDYLARRDAEWMGQLYRFLGLTTGLIYSHQPEHEKYDAYRADISYGTNHEFGFDYLRDNMRTSLDELVQRPYYFSIVDEVDNILIDEARTPLIISGFPTESFQEIYLKMAQIAPMLHKGKDKDDEDCDYWVDEKGKNVLLTERGIITGEKVLGVPDLFDVHYNFAHHLVQALRAKELYKLDTDYVIKENEEGKPEITIVDEFTGRMMVGRRWSDGLHQAIEAKEQVPIQEETLTYASITYQNLFRLYPKLSGMTGTAMTEAAEFSKIYNLDVVSIPTNRANVRIDNPDVIYKTEMQKFISVAEEIVEMHELGRPVLVGTTSIDKSELLDDLLGKPQAMQQYLVNKMNKAVNLIKRDNLSGPSIDALNKIFERPGMIDLAKLEQTCKEVETAFPKKDEFIERCWSVLKTAKVVAAIRKGLGHNVLNAKHHEKEAMIVAQAGRKGAITVATNMAGRGTDILLGGNAEYVAREKLKAENLEPETPEFEEKLKALTKEIKAELAPAHDEVLALGGLHIIGTERHEARRIDNQLRGRAARQGDPGTTRFFLSLEDTLMRIFGGEKISRLMDFIKADEEMPIESGMVSKSIENAQKKVEAHHFDMRKHVLQYDDVLNTQREVIYRERRRILERADLKQNMHDMLEEHLDIVIQAYVIPETQPETWDDNSLSDILAKLSSDVPMLGDIKPAELEGLSYDDLREKLWESIKIAYQVREEHIGTETMRELERQILLRTIDGKWIDYLHNIDILREGIHLRGYGQRDPLQEYKREAFDMFNQLLRSIQEESIQLLFHAQPISQQPNFEEMLPDEFLAHLNSQIDGMEAAIKQSEQYMEEPPEPGNVHITLSAPMVPPPRPAAAAEPAKETNGGTASGESGAGEEMGALSSVDETLKNLGKVETEKPSEQKPVG
- the rimI gene encoding ribosomal-protein-alanine N-acetyltransferase yields the protein MVIEIRSLNISDLEEVMDIEPVAFGSHHWSYQSFVNELNNSLGRYFAACDSKTNQLLGYSGFWLVNNNEEAHVTTLAVHPEHRRQHIGERLLINNIVEARKCGARWLTLEVRMSNETAQKLYYKYGFKSLGVRKHYYQDNDEDALVLWTENIESPDFVKLMHERVVYIKGKGTFTGLETAESFPEIKSNGKTAEAAESSRKSAQQTVSRATFNSADEC